The Lycium ferocissimum isolate CSIRO_LF1 chromosome 10, AGI_CSIRO_Lferr_CH_V1, whole genome shotgun sequence genome window below encodes:
- the LOC132032392 gene encoding uncharacterized protein LOC132032392 isoform X6 has product MASLIFPTSCYLAFRPDAIFILLRKAYKDSNLGNICRVASWILSKFLEPTKAPEASLSSSEITTSVPDEGSHSEPCTPASFADYSDLFGDEFQIPEYQWDSKFTNILDIGLIEEGILHVLYACVSKPLLCSKLADHASDFWLALPLVQALLPALRPSINSSDPIDDDLSQWKQPFVQKALSQIVGTSSSSVYRPLLRACGGYLSSFSPSNGRAACVLIDLCSGVLAPWIPQVIAKIDLALELLKDLLPIIQGARHSFARARAALKYIVLALSGVMDDILVKYKDAKHQVLFLVEMLEPYLDPAITPVQSIIAFGNVPSVFLEKQEKNCAIALNVIRTAVHKHAVLPSLEAEWRRGSVAPSVLLSVLEPHMQLPPDIDLRQSPTAELLGSQLVNVSPLSSVFHNGGVSSRSGIHDDSDAKVDSDMTGKADIPEEVNLLFAPPELNRISLVSGSLEKKCTALSSDVKKEINQIVEKATNNQFDNGSLSAIDYTVEYSNLHADYFQLVSYRDCQMKASEFRRLAVDLHSQCEITPEGHDAAIDALLLAAECYVNPFFMMSSRDTSPIMNKLSTKKPCKNHEASVLQKLFEEDNDFKIVADLERKRDKFVLEIMLEAAELDRKYQQNSDGECPTPYIEGNDEKLELSQQDIKSADAITLLRQNQALLCDFLIHRLQKEEHPTHEILLQILLFVLHSGTRLNCPPEIIVDTIIKSAEHLNRQLRSFYYQLKEGTVQLNEWKLHAVRRRWILLQRLIIASSGCDEGSELSISYRSGFRFANLVPASAWLQKIPAFSSSTAPLARFLGWMAISRNAEQYQKEKLFLVSDLPQLTYLLSIFSDELAVVGYLEQKDDKKIEESGSNSSSRKGGESCSPQIGDQSFSVIYPDISQFFPNLQKEFEVFGESILEAVALQLRSFSPAIIPDLLCWFSDFCSWPFVREENQLYCRKSSGFAKGFVAKNAKAIVFYVLEAIVAEHMEALVPELPTLMQVLVSLCGSSYCDVSFLSSVLQLVKPIISYSLGKCSADENVVSDDSCLNLESLCFDELFEIIKDENQSTPREDGLCRAMSIFVLASVFPDLSFQRKVELLQFSISCADFASCEPTTSFHDYLCSYQALIGNCKVLLLETLRGWGVIPYTMPQLSDIDISAPCDDRSEHYSDFLLDVHCCSTEMNEMNMDDNAVVNQKSQLKVVEVGRLLKDLEALISKLNPTIERCFRIHHKLAKSLALVSAESFVYSRCLSLVAEKFPVSEDSEEGILLKAESISNFIDCWKISLEGLAETILVLQENHLWELASVILGSVLSVPRHFSLHSVVRNVCSAVKNFLHGAPSIAWRLHSDQWISLLCERGIHNYHEHEGSLIDLFSFMLCHPEPEQRFIALKHLGKLMSQDGHSGSALLCSSIRDKVASSVSESSVCEPIISALVSGTWDQVALLASSDPSQRLRIHAMALLVNYVPFSERRNLQSFLAAADTVLQSLTKLSQSTCEGPLAQLSIILFASVCLYSPVEDISLIPENIWSSIETFALGGNERFPAGLEKRTCQALCRLRNEGDEAKEMLKEALSSNSQQQMDPDFGHTRETILQVIADLSAVNSYFDFFSKECDRKVVELEEAEIEMELLQKEKVMQELSAEFKDMHQLPFLTDSASQDNRLQQIKEEIKSLEKAKIKEEVIARRQRKLLSRHARQKFLEEAALREAELLQELDRERIAEIEKEIERQRMLELERAKTRELRHSLDLEKEKQTQRELQRELEQVESGVRPSRREFSSSGRPRERYRERENGRAGNEGTRTSTGMTQPESATSSSMVTMPTVVLSGARQFSGQLPTILQSRDRSDECGSCYEENFDGSKDSGDTGSIGDADSVSALEGPSMSFGSSQRHGPRGSKARQVVERRERDGRRESKWERKH; this is encoded by the exons ATGGCATCCTTGATTTTTCCTACATCTTGTTACTTAGCTTTCCGTCCAGATGCAATCTTCATTTTACTAAGGAAAGCTTACAAAGATTCTAACCTGGGAAATATTTGCAGAGTG GCCTCTTGGATTCTGTCGAAGTTTCTGGAGCCTACAAAAGCACCAGAAGCTTCACTTTCTTCTAGTGAAATAACAACCTCAGTGCCTGATGAAGGATCACATTCTGAGCCTTGCACTCCTGCTTCTTTTGCTGATTACTCAGATCTGTTTGGAGATGAATTTCAGATACCAGAATATCAGTGGGACTCCAAGTTCACTAATATCTTAGATATTGGGCTAATCGAAGAAGGGATTTTACATGTGCTGTATGCTTGTGTATCCAAG CCTCTGCTCTGCAGCAAGTTGGCAGATCACGCTTCTGATTTTTGGTTGGCATTGCCCCTAGTTCAAGCATTGCTGCCAG CACTTCGGCCTAGTATCAACAGTAGTGACCCAATTGATGACGATTTATCTCAGTGGAAACAACCTTTTGTACAGAAAGCCCTGTCCCAG ATTGTTGGGACTTCATCTTCATCAGTTTATCGTCCTCTACTTCGTGCTTGTGGAGGTTacctatcatcattttcaccatcaAAT GGGAGGGCTGCATGTGTGCTCATTGATCTTTGCTCTGGTGTCTTAGCTCCATGGATTCCTCAAGTGATAGCAAAG ATTGACTTAGCACTTGAGCTTTTGAAGGATCTTTTACCTATAATCCAG GGTGCTCGCCACTCATTTGCTCGTGCACGTGCAGCCCTTAAATATATTGTCTTAGCTTTATCTGGGGTTATGgatgatattttggtcaaaTATAAG GATGCTAAGCACCAAGTGCTTTTTCTTGTTGAGATGCTAGAACCGTACCTTGATCCTGCAATAACCCCTGTACAGAGCATTATAGCCTTTGGGAACGTTCCTTCAGTTTTCCTTGAAAAGCAAGAGAAAAATTGTGCTATTGCATTAAATGTGATCCGCACAGCTGTACACAAGCATGCTGTCCTTCCCTCTCTGGAAGCTGAGTGGAGGCGTGGATCCGTTGCTCCGAG TGTCCTTCTCTCAGTTTTGGAACCTCACATGCAGCTTCCTCCTGACATCGACCTACGCCAATCTCCCACTGCTGAGCTGCTAGGatcacaattggtaaatgttTCACCTCTTTCTTCTGTCTTCCACAATGGGGGAGTTTCTTCCAGATCTGGTATTCATGATGATTCTGATGCAAAAGTTGATTCTGATATGACTGGAAAAGCGGACATCCCTGAGGAAGTGAACCTTCTTTTTGCTCCCCCAGAGCTCAATAGAATCTCTCTAGTCTCTGGCAGCCTGGAGAAAAAGTGCACAGCCTTAAGTTCTGATGTCAAGAAGGAAATTAATCAGATTGTTGAAAAAGCTACAAACAATCAGTTTGACAATGGCTCGCTATCTGCTATTGATTATACTGTTGAGTATTCTAATCTGCATGCTGACTACTTTCAGCTTGTGAGTTATCGAGATTGTCAGATGAAAGCTTCTGAATTTAGGCGTTTAGCTGTGGACTTGCATTCTCAATGTGAGATCACTCCTGAGGGTCATGATGCTGCTATAGATGCTTTGCTTTTAGCAGCAGAGTGTTATGTTAATCCGTTCTTTATGATGTCTTCCAGGGACACTTCACCTATTATGAACAAACTGAGTACTAAAAAGCCATGTAAAAACCATGAAGCCTCTGTTCTTCAAAAACTTTTTGAGGAGGACAATGACTTCAAAATTGTAGCTGACCTTGAGAGGAAAAGGGACAAATTTGTTCTTGAGATAATGCTTGAAGCAGCCGAGCTTGACAGGAAGTATCAGCAGAACTCGGACGGGGAATGTCCGACTCCCTACATTGAAGGGAACGATGAGAAACTAGAGTTATCTCAGCAAGATATAAAATCAGCAGATGCTATCACCTTGCTTCGTCAAAATCAAGCACTTTTATGCGACTTTTTAATTCATCGTCTGCAAAAGGAGGAGCACCCGACACATGAGATACTATTGCAAATTCTGCTGTTTGTATTGCACTCGGGAACTAGATTAAACTGTCCTCCTGAGATCATTGTTGACACAATAATAAAATCTGCTGAGCACTTAAACAGGCAGCTGAGATCATTTTATTATCAATTAAAAGAAGGAACTGTCCAGTTGAATGAGTGGAAGCTGCATGCAGTTCGACGTCGGTGGATCCTTCTTCAAAGATTAATAATTGCTTCAAGTGGTTGTGATGAAGGGTCCGAGCTTTCAATTAGCTATAGGAGTGGTTTTCGGTTTGCTAATCTAGTTCCTGCTTCAGCTTGGCTGCAGAAAATACCTGCATTCTCATCTTCAACTGCTCCTCTTGCCCGTTTTCTTGGCTGGATGGCAATATCTCGTAATGCTGAACAGTATCAGAAGGAGAAACTCTTCCTTGTCTCAGATCTTCCACAATTGACATATCTTCTGTCTATATTTTCCGATGAGCTTGCTGTAGTAGGTTACCTGGAGCAGAAAGATgacaagaaaattgaagaatctGGTAGCAATTCAAGTTCTAGGAAAGGGGGTGAAAGTTGTAGTCCACAGATTGGAGATCAGTCTTTTTCTGTTATATACCCCGACATAAGTCAGTTCTTCCCCAATTTGCAAAAGGAGTTTGAAGTTTTTGGGGAATCTATATTGGAGGCTGTTGCTTTGCAATTAAGATCTTTTTCTCCTGCTATTATACCCGATTTATTATGTTggttttctgatttttgttCATGGCCGTTTGTTCGAGAAGAGAACCAACTTTATTGTAGAAAATCTAGTGGATTTGCAAAAGGTTTTGTTGCTAAGAATGCAAAAGCAATTGTCTTTTATGTGCTTGAAGCCATCGTAGCTGAGCACATGGAAGCACTGGTACCAGAATTACCGACGTTGATGCAAGTTCTTGTTTCCTTGTGTGGGTCTTCATATTGTGATGTGTCATTTCTCAGTTCGGTGTTGCAATTGGTAAAGCCAATTATCTCATATTCCTTGGGAAAATGTTCTGCCGATGAAAACGTAGTGAGTGATGATTCATGTCTTAATTTAGAATCATTATGCTTTGATGAACTTTTTGAAATTATCAAAGATGAGAACCAGAGCACTCCAAGAGAGGATGGACTATGCAGGGCAATGTCAATTTTTGTTTTGGCATCAGTGTTTCCTGATCTATCCTTTCAACGCAAAGTTGAACTATTGCAATTTTCTATATCCTGTGCTGATTTTGCTTCTTGTGAGCCAACAACGTCATTTCATGATTATCTTTGTTCATATCAGGCTCTAATAGGAAATTGCAAAGTTTTGCTCCTTGAGACATTGAGAGGCTGGGGTGTCATTCCCTACACTATGCCTCAGTTGTCTGACATTGATATTTCTGCACCATGTGATGATAGATCTGAACATTACTCAGATTTTCTTTTGGATGTCCATTGCTGTTCAACTgagatgaatgaaatgaacatggATGATAATGCTGTTGTGAACCAAAAATCTCAGCTCAAAGTTGTGGAAGTTGGAAGACTCCTAAAGGACCTAGAAGCACTCATTTCCAAGCTCAATCCAACTATTGAACGATGCTTTAGGATTCACCATAAATTAGCAAAGAGTCTAGCCCTTGTTTCTGCAGAAAGCTTTGTGTACTCAAGATGCTTAAGTTTGGTTGCTGAGAAATTTCCAGTTTCTGAAGACAGTGAGGAGGGAATTCTTCTCAAGGCAGAATCGATTTCTAATTTCATTGATTGTTGGAAAATCAGTCTTGAAGGACTTGCAGAAACAATTCTAGTGCttcaagaaaaccatttgtgGGAGCTTGCTTCTGTGATCCTTGGTTCTGTACTCTCTGTTCCTCGACACTTTTCTTTGCATAGTGTAGTTCGCAATGTATGCTCTGCAGTTAAAAATTTCTTGCATGGTGCCCCAAGTATTGCTTGGAGGCTTCACAGTGATCAGTGGATCTCTCTGCTATGTGAAAGGGGCATCCATAACTACCATGAACATGAAGGTTCTCTGATTGATCTGTTCTCTTTCATGCTTTGCCATCCGGAGCCTGAACAACGGTTTATTGCACTTAAGCACTTGGGGAAGCTCATGAGCCAAGATGGACATAGTGGGTCTGCTTTATTATGTTCTAGTATTCGCGATAAAGTAGCCTCATCAGTAAGTGAGTCTTCTGTATGTGAGCCGATTATATCTGCTCTCGTTTCTGGTACATGGGATCAGGTAGCTCTGCTGGCTTCATCTGACCCATCACAGCGTTTAAGAATCCATGCAATGGCACTTCTTGTCAACTATGTACCATTCTCTGAAAGACGCAACTTGCAATCATTTCTTGCAGCAGCAGATACAGTTCTACAGTCTTTGACAAAACTATCGCAATCAACCTGTGAAGGACCATTAGCACAACTTTCGATTATACTTTTTGCCAGTGTTTGCCTGTACTCTCCAGTTGAAGATATTTCACTTATTCCTGAAAATATTTGGAGCAGTATTGAAACTTTTGCATTAGGAGGAAATG aaagaTTTCCCGCCGGACTTGAGAAAAGAACTTGCCAAGCTTTATGTAGACTGAGAAATGAAGGGGATGAGGCTAAAGAG ATGTTGAAAGAAGCTCTCTCTTCAAATTCCCAGCAGCAAATGGATCCAGATTTTGGCCATACACGCGAAACAATCCTTCAG GTCATAGCGGATTTGTCTGCTGTCAACTCATACTTTGACTTTTTCTCAAAGGAATGTGACCGGAAGGTTGTG GAATTGGAGGAGGCCGAGATTGAAATGGAACTTCTTCAGAAGGAAAAAGTAATGCAGGAATTATCGGCTGAATTTAAAGATATGCATCAGCTTCCCTTCCTAACTG ATTCGGCAAGTCAAGACAACCGCTTGCAGCAGATCAAAGAGGAAATTAAATCCTT AGAAAAGGCCAAAATCAAAGAGGAGGTTATAGCACGCAGGCAAAGGAAACTACTCAGTAGGCATGCCCGTCAAAAATTCTTGGAAGAGGCAGCTCTTCGAGAAGCTGAACTTCTACAAGAGTTGGATAG AGAGAGGATAGCTGAAATAGAAAAGGAGATCGAGAGACAACGTATGCTGGAGCTTGAACGCGCAAAAACCAGGGAGTTGCGACACAGCCTTGATCTAGAGAAAGAAAAGCAAACACAG AGAGAACTGCAACGAGAACTTGAGCAAGTTGAATCTGGAGTTCGACCATCGAGACGAGAATTTTCATCTAGTGG TAGGCCACGAGAAAGATATCGTGAAAGGGAAAACGGAAGAGCAGGTAATGAAGGGACCAGAACAAGTACGGGGATGACACAGCCCGAAAGTGCAACGAGTTCATCAATGGTAACCATGCCTACCGTGGTTCTATCAGGGGCTAGGCAATTCTCTGGCCAACTTCCAACTATTCTGCAATCACGCGACAGATCAGATGAATGTGGAAGCTGCTATGAAGAAAACTTTGATGGTAGTAAAGACTCGGGGGACACGGGGAGTATTGGGGATGCAGACTCGGTGTCAGCACTTGAGGGACCGTCCATGAGCTTTGGGTCGTCTCAAAGGCATGGTCCCCGGGGGAGTAAGGCCAGGCAAGTTGTGGAACGAAGAGAACGGGATGGCAGACGGGAAAGTAAATGGGAGAGAAAACATTAG